In Ornithodoros turicata isolate Travis chromosome 1, ASM3712646v1, whole genome shotgun sequence, the DNA window GATCGCAATTTTCTCACTCTTACTAAGGGTGACCAATCTTAGAGTGTAGGACACCGTCAGTTAACTGTACTTGGACATCCAGAAAGTTAACAGTTAGAGCTGTGTAAGAACAGGTGAATTTGATAGCTGGATGTGCGTGATTAAAATCGCTAATGAATATATTTAGGTCGTCCTCCGAATACGGCCAAACCATGAAGGTGTCGTCCAGAAAACGTTTGTACACCGTCGACTTTTTCTCGCGTTGGGACATAAATACCTCCAGATCTCCCATAAAAATGTTTGAATACGTTGGTGCCATCTTAGTGTCCATAGCCGTGCCACTGACTTGCAAGTAATCTTTGCCGTCGAATTCAACGTTGTTATTTTTTTAGAATAACGTTAACGAACGTGAATAGAACAGAAGGGTCGTATGAGTTTTCCGAATATTTCAAGAACGCCTTTTGATCTGTAGCGATGCCATCTTCATGGGGGATCACCAGTCCGGTGCTCTCTACACCTTCCAGACACCACATAAAGCTCTCCACataaagctctcttcacctttctggacaccataggacttcgatccatattgtgaaggagctcattatttcattcccgcatcaccaccagcaatggggtagagtatcgccctggcgatgaaactccccatccattatctcgaaataaagttgttgttgtttggtctAGAGGTAAGCAACGTCTAGCGTGATCAGCAAACTTGCCGGGGGAGGCTGACACTGAAGGAAGTGATTTGTATTTTTAATGTAGGATGGAAGTTTTGGGGGTATATCTTTGAGAAGGTAGTCTACAAAGGTGGAAATGTTTTCGGTGTAAAGCTGTACTGTTGCACGAAACTATAGGGCGCCTTGGGTTCTCAGGTTTATGGATCTTGGGGGGCATGTAAAATCTGCCTGGCACGGAACCTCTATGGAGTAAATATTCCTACAGAGTGAAGTCTatcttcttactcgttttgAGGTCTTCCAGACTACGGATAACATTCGCAGTGATCTGTTCCGTAGGGTTACCTTGGAGGACTTTGTAAAATGATGTGCAAGATAACTGCGGAATACCCTCGCTAATATACTCAGTTTTGCCCACTACCACAATTGCACCGTTTTTATCTGAATTTTTTAGAACCGAACCATTACGTTTTTGGAGGTCGGAAAGGCTACGGTGTTCAGCAGGCGTTAAATTTGGGTTTGATTTACGGTTGGATGAATGGCTGTACGCGTTAAAAATATCCTCTTGGGCTGCGCATGTGTACATATCCAGGGCGCTATCACGGTTATCATCTGGTGTAAAACTGGACGGCTGTTCGAAAGGGTCCGAGTCTGACTTGGGTTTGTCATGGAAGTATTCTTCGAGGCGTAAGCAGCAGGTGAAGTTATCTAAATGTATGTGAAGTTCATATTCATTTAATTTGTTGTCACTGAGACAAAATAGTGAGGATATGGGATGACAAGTTAACGACATTATGAGACGTGATTACTGGGATCTGTTGAGGCGGCGTCTTGATTTTAATTACAAAGAGGGTGCTGGTTCCGGGGTGAGATAGGGTAtatcactgttagaaaaaaaggagcCTCAATGGAGTGAAAAAGGTGATTTCGTATCATTTACCACTTCCTTGACGCGTTTACTCCATCCAAAGGGTACAAAAGTGGTGGAGGCGCCTATTTTACTCCACATATGTTCACGACATGAGGAAGAAGGCGTAAAGCATGCGTTTCCTCCATGAGCAAACAGAAAACGCCTGCAGCTTACACCTTCTGAACAGCGAGAACTCCTGTGGCTATACCTTCTATTTAAGGCGTAAATTGCTTCGTTAGCCACACCCGTCTTCGTCAACCGAATGTCCATTCGTCATCGCGGAATATGAGTCCCAACAAGCCTCATTTTGTGCCTCTAGTTTCTGCAAGGAAGTAATGGCCCTCAGCACATTTCTTttctatcgtgttcccgtattTGCCGCAAGGAGGCGAAGCGAAGCCGACGAATGCAAAACAAAGATGGCGCCCGCCTGAGAGACGTGTGCGCATGTTATCCGCTTTTAGTTGTTCTGTACAGTTTCCTTCAGAAAACCTGCAGAATTTCCGTGAATTGCCGCAAGTCTTTTCACCTCTATCGAGTCGTTCGACCGAGTGCCCAGCCACAAGGGTTTGCGAGGGCCAAGTGCTGTCAGTGCCATCAGGGTGAGTCTCGTCTTCTGTCTGGGAATTTCAGCCTCACTGTATGGGGCTCATATCTATTTTTGTTGCTTTATAGGGTCCCTGTAGTTCGCCCAGAACGTACAAGTCTACACAAAACCGCGCTGGACTGTAGCGACAACACCTGGTATCCGTTGTGCTGCATAGGTAGGTAGGAAAAATCGCGATAGTGTTGGCTGACCtttgtttttcctttgtgtTGTTTACCTGATAGCACGGAACAATATATGGCTTCACATTCTGAATATCCCCCGAGGGAGGGACAGGAAGTCATGCCTATGCATATATGTGTGCAGCCTGATGGCTCAGCAGTGATGTAAACTCTTGAGCACCTTAATCTTGGACTGTATGTCACAAGTGGAATAGTTTTTATTTGAATGAGAATTATTTAGGAAATTCCTCATGGGCATGTTCATTAATAGATTGATAGTACGTACTGATGCTGAAAGCACTATCACCATGCAACATATAGTTCTCAGCACACAAGAATGTCATCAACAGTACCTTTTGTCTGCTCAGAACGTGTAGGGTGTCCGGGTCGGCAGTGTAATGCAGACACTATTCTGCACAGTTCAACACATTCCTACTGTTTCACAGCGCAAGTCATACACCCACTGCAGCACATTTTCTTTCCATAGGTTTACGAGAGTGGGCTTGTTATTGGTGGCACAAAAGTGGCGCATTTAGCTTACTACGCCGTACTGGATTTTACAAAACATAAGGGCGATTCGGAACGGTAGACAGGACGCTGTTGCTTTTTATTCTACATAGGAACGCTGTACCAGAACCGTCGATTTCGAAAGAGGATGTACCTGTTGTGGGCAAGTGTGACCACTTGAAGTTTAAACTCCCGACCTTTGGCCCTTGGGAAGCAGTGCTCAACCGGAAGGCACCAATTGGCGGCGACGTTCGTCGTGCCATCGTGGATATCCTCTTTCAAGAATGCATGAAATTGGCGTTGTAAGGGAAACTTTCGTTTCATTTTGTTGTCACTGTTGTTCCTGTCAATCCAACTGAAGAAATGCTGTTTCAGGTACCCTTCACACCGTCTGTATCGGCGTTCTGCAGAGCTGCTTGTATTTAAGTTTCCGCACATGAGAGATAACTTCAGCGTGAATGGGAAGATGGGTGGACATGTGAGGAAATCCGTTCTTGAATATATTAAGGGCAGGGCACTCTTTCCCTTCGTGTCTTTCCCATGCAGCCATCTTTTCCGAAGTGATTAAGTTCAAGAGCTTCGTGAATTAGATTTATAGTTTGTGGTCAACATGGATAACCTCTTCACATTTACAGTGCTCTTGGGTGGAGGCACTGAAGTGCAAATTTAAAACCATGAGGAAGAAATTGGATGACAACCCTGCAGTGCTAGCGATGCGTGACAAACATGGCAAAAAGCGAGTGAAACCACCCGAGGAAGCATGCCCCAATGCAACGAAACGGGTCTCCCGTCTCCATGTGAGTCATACTCTTTGCATTGTTGAGTACGTCATGAATCACATTCTTTGGGACAGTTTTTTCGTGCATGGAAGGAAGCACTGATCGACAGTTTCTGAATAGTTTCGTCATTTTGTTACGTGTAGGGTCATGAGCATTTGATCGTCCTTGGAGAGACAGAGCAGTCATTGTAGAACCATAGGCAGTGGCTCATTTGCCATTCAGAGGAAGAGGAAAGCCAAGTCACAAAGGAGAGGTTTCTTCTTACAGCAAAGGAGCGGCATGAAAAAATGATGACTGTGACCCTGGCAGCTGCGTTGTCAGAATTCCCATTCCTTGCGACAGAATCAGCTGTATGCTATAGATTTTGACCATGTGTGTCAGTGCTCATTTGCTATAGGTTAGATGCGTGTTCCGGAACCATTGGGATCTATGGCAGGGTCTCaacagattggggggggggggggcagtggaG includes these proteins:
- the LOC135379678 gene encoding uncharacterized protein LOC135379678, producing the protein MDKETYIAEGMRQLGCQTFYRPLENDPTNDISTKITKTLKRLKFPSENLQNFRELPQVFSPLSSRSTECPATRVCEGQVLSVPSGVPVVRPERTSLHKTALDCSDNTWNAVPEPSISKEDVPVVGKCDHLKFKLPTFGPWEAVLNRKAPIGGDVRRAIVDILFQECMKLALYPSHRLYRRSAELLVFKFPHMRDNFSVNGKMGGHCSWVEALKCKFKTMRKKLDDNPAVLAMRDKHGKKRVKPPEEACPNATKRVSRLHGHEHLIVLGETEQSL